One Danio rerio strain Tuebingen ecotype United States chromosome 7, GRCz12tu, whole genome shotgun sequence genomic window, TACGTAATTACATTattacagaaattacattttagagtgaattgtaccttataaatacagtatgtgatttTTTACACAATTTGGATGTGTTCATGTTGctgaaaaatgtatataaaacaatgtaaagacttgtGCGTCCGCCTTATGCTTCGCTGAATTGTAGAAAAGCAGAATTAAGATCACGTGTAAGGTCGAAtcaagattgtgatctttttcGATTAATCTTGCAGCCACTCCAAATTACAGTTTAGCTGtcattaaataatgataataataatatagtaccTTGTAGTGCTACGTTTTTTGAAGATATGAAAACAAAATTGAAAAGCCATCTTACAGAAAATCTCATCAGAACTGtattaatcatcatcattgacCGTCCCAGTCATCAACAAACACCCTGCCAATTATCTACACTGCGTTATTTTAGTTGCTCACCCTGTGGAGTGGTCAAAGGTCAACATGACGCAGGAGGTCATGTCAGCTCACACAACGGCATCTTTTATTGCAGTGACCATGAAAGCGCTCTCTATAAACATTAAAAGACCTTCTTTGTGAGTcggaagaaaagaaagatatcaaGCTCTCTTAGACCAACCAGAAGGCCTTTCCATCCCTTCATCTCTCCTCAGAAGCTTCTCaaaaaaaagcatgaaaaagCTCTTAAAAGAGCTCGCTCAGAACTGGGCACACACATTCTCTTTCTCTcaggaaagagaaagagagggggCATAAACAGTTGAGGAAAGAAAAGCACAAGTCCCTCTCAGTCAACCGGTAGGGACAGAGTAGTATTGTTAAGACCCCTTCACTGGTGTGCACACGAACACCCCCCGCCTCCCCTCCCTTCTCCTGAATCACATGAAAACAAACCCAGTTATTGAGAGGTGCTTGGACATCTTTGATTAGACCGAGTGACTCAGCAGGAatggaagaggaagaggaggagagagCGGGGTTTTAGACAGCTGCTGAAAGAAGAGAGGGAACAGGGTCTCACCTCATGGTCTGGGATCTCAGAAGACAGAGTCTGTCCCAGGACGGTCCCCGTTAGATAGGTCCAGCAGCGGGCAGTATTGGCAAGGTTATAGCCGCCTGAGAAAGGAGAGAGAGGCAGATTTGTATATACAGTGAGTGAAAAAGAGAGAGATGGGGGATTGAAGTCAGCAAAAGGGCTTCATTGTACTAGTGTAATTACTACCTTTCATCTAGAGCTTGGCTAGGCAGGTCTGCAGCTTAGAGCTCATTTCAAAATCACAAAAGTTCACTTTCTTCTCTTAGCCCAACCCCCCCTGGCCGTAACAACACACTGATAAACTTTTTGGCCGAGTCAGAAAGCTGGCAATAAGGACAGAAGATGGAGTTTTCAGCGTAAATACGTGGAGGGGAAACAAGCTGAGGCAATACTGCTGAAACTGCCTGTTGATTAATGCTGATAAATGGACAATACATCTAAAAATTTAAGCTCTGTCTTTAAGTGTGATTCACACAAACCAACAACCCACTTGTTTAAAACATAAGAACTTGTTATTAATAGAAtatgttttcaaaagttttggAACACTCCTCCAAATCATTGGGTTTAGGCAATCTCATCACTTCCATGACCACAGTTGTATAAAATCAAGCACCTAGCCCTACAGACGCTTCTACAAACAAATTTGAAACAATGTATCTCAGGAGCTCAGTCAATACAGTGGTACAGTGATCGGTGCCACCTGTTCAATAAATCCCTCTGAAAAATTTCAAGGCAAACCTATTGGAAAAAGCACTTAAGCCATTAAGTGGTAggccaggtaaaaaaaaatgtaaatttaaaaaaaaaaaaaaaaaaaaaaaaacaaattcacagtTGGCAAGTTTCTGCAGAATCAACAGCTACATACTtcaaactaagggtgctttcacacctgtgaatcgattcagttgttgcgaaacagagattaaaattgttacattgttgctctttgctcttggagtggttcgctttcacactgcaaagtttctaatcggaccaaaagagctaaaacaagtcacgtgcgagtaaactctccttacattggtcagagtgtcagggtttattttgcagcgtcccgctcagctgtcaggagaggtggtggtttggtggtgattgacagggtgcgcgcgcgtgacgtgtctgaggagagacacggtggggaggggtgagaagggtgcgcgacgatgcctatgaggactgggagagagacgcaagattaccgggagatcatcactcgtttgcgggcatccggagactcgtgaaacttcccgccctactcataattctctcttcatatagccgtaagcctattacgtatccataaaacactgtgatataaccgcgctcggatcggatcgctttctcactgcaatcgaaccgctccagggttcgtttcaatcgagccgagaccacctcattcaagcgatctcggagcgattactttggcgcagaacagagcgcgattgccctgttcacatatgccaatcaaaccgcgctaactgggcaaacgagatacgttccgaaacaaaagtgtaggtgtgaaaacacccttacactacctgacaaaagtcttgtcgtcaatcccagttgtaagagcaacaaataataacttgacttctagttgatcatttggaaaagtggcagaatgcAGATTTTTcggatgaattatctgttgaactgcatcccaatcatcacaaatactgcagaagacctactggaacccgcatgaacccaagattctcacagaaatcagtcaagtttggtgaagaagaaatcatggtttgaggttacattcagtaggggggtgtgcgagagatctgcagagtggatggcaacatcaacagcctgaggtatcaagacatttgtgctgcccattacattacaaaccacaggagagggaaaatacttcagcaggatagcgctccttctcaaacttcagcctccacatcaaagctcctgaaagcaacgaaggtcaaggtgctcaaggattggccagcccagtcaccagacatgaacattattgagcatgtctggaggaggaggcattgaagatgaattcaaagaatcttgatgaactctgggagtcctgcaagaacgctttctttgccattccagatgactttattgataaatgatttgagtcattgcagagatgtatggatgcagccctccaagctcatgggagtcatccacaatatttattcatttttcactgcaccatgacggtatattctatactggacattatttctgttaagtgactagatttttgtctaagcaaagtcagaccttactgtcctaattaaatcattaaaaatcaaggcatgatcatattttattttgttaaaataagtgtaatctagaggcctttggctTTCATATAAattctgataccaaacgatcaactagaagccaagttattatttgttgttgttccaaaaacttgaataggcaacaagactattgtcaggtagtgtagtgtgGCCTTCATATTAGCTTTAAGAAAATGGAATAAGTTTTCAGATTTTGATTAGATACTACCATGTAAATGAGAAACGAATCAGTGTAAGGAATCGCACATCAAAGAAGGTGGAGTTCCATAAACCCACTGATTCTGTCAGGGCTGTGCAAAGACCTTTCGAGGGGCATGTGTTCAAAGTGAAGGTATTGCAAACTGAAAAAGGGGAGGGTGTAGACAATCACAAACTGACAAGTGAGGGGGGAGGGAGGGGTGGACGGTCGCATACTGACCAGCAGGGGGAGGGGTGGTGGTGGTGGCAGGGATGGACGATCACGAAGTGAAGAGTGGGGGGCAAGTTTTTTTAATCCAAGAGAAAACAtggcacaggttgagccctaccTGTGTACGTCTGTCATGGACTAATGGTAGGTCAAAGTAGTtccaaaagattcaaagtaaatcggcacactgccactttagctctcaaagaAATTTTTTTATGTCAATATCACAACGTTTCGACCAACATGGTTTTCATCAGGTAAATCATTGCAAATGGAAGTACTCCAGAAAAAGTCAAACAGCTCTACACAGCACCTGCAGTCAATTATCACAATCAGCTAACAAGCCGATAAACAGGAACATTTTCATCCAATAATATACATCTAACAATATGAAAAACATACcattacaaacaaacatttaaaatacaaatacaaattctcaCTATAGACTTCCTCGGAGACAATATTGATTGAATGAATTGTTGCGCACAGTGTAATTTTACAACCAAATGTCAGTTTTTTAGTCATCCCCATTCAGGTAAGCAATTAAAGATTAAAGGTGTGATTTCATGCAACACAAAAAATGTGATCTATATGATTAAATGTCCTTGTGGTTTTGCCTATATAGGTCAAACAAGACGgtgtttaaaaacacaaattgCTGAACACAGAAGTAATATACGATTAAACGATCAACGAAATCCTATCGCCGTTCATTTTAATGCATTGAAACATAACCTTGCGACGTTGCGATATATTGGCATTGAACAAGTGAAGGTGCCGAGAAGGGGTGCCGAGAAGGGGATGTTGACAGACTTTTATTACAGATGGAAgcgttttacatttacacactaaACACTTTATCTCAGAGAGGTTTAAATTtggattttgatttaaaatcctttttgtaagtgtatttgcattttatattgttgtatacttttcccagagatgggttgcagctggaagggcatccgctgcgtgggGACTTgttggatgagttggtggttcgttccgttgtggcgaccccggattaataaagggactaagcttacaagaaaattaatgaatgaattgttgtatACTAAATATGTACAATATTAATGAtgaatattgaattaaatatattgaatattaatttaaaaatttatgttttttgCCCCTAGGTCTACTGGCCTTGTGTTTGATTGATGTGTTTTTGTGCAGGTGTGATGCGCTATATCTATTTAGCCTATAGAATATTGTCTCCGAGGAAGTCTATAGtgagaatttgtatttgtattttaaatgtttgtttgtaatgCTATGTTTTTGCACACATGGTATGacgtgcgcacatttctgttttttgcaagGTCAAAGTAGCTCCACAAAAGTTTTGGTGAGCTGTTTCAAACTGTCAAAATGAGCTTAAAAAAAGAACTTCAGTCTGGACAGATATTGTTTGAAATTACATAATTTTAGTTTGTTCTTTAATTTAGTTTGAAGTATACCTGGGTCTTAATGTTTCAGTAAACCAAGACATTTTGGAAATTGGTTTGGGAATAGCTCCTTCATATTTTAACATGACTGCACAACATTGTACAAGGCAAGAAACATATAGATATAGATGAGCGAGTGTGGTGAGGAGGAATTTATAAATTATGTCATGTAAATTACTTTTCATATctaaagaatttttttaaaacataacatgttCCATGTacttattaaatgtaattacttTAGTAATGTATAATGGCACACAACAAACTCTGAACCTAACTCTGCTTTCAAACCCCAACcatatagtaagtacatgtaattaattaatattagtcAGTATTTAAATGAAAAGTTGCACAGTAACAAGGAcactttaaagtaaagtcaagactttaaaaaatatcttcatttgtattGAGAGATAAACAACAGTCTTGTGGAAATGTAGTGATAAaagatgacaatttttttttgattgaactATCCTATTTAATGAGAAAACAATTTAACAAAAGCAATAACACGCACCTCCTCCTAGTAGCAAAGTAGGTAACTCCCAGCCAAGTATATAGGTTAGACACTTTGCGACTCCAACAGAAGTCATATTAAAGGAGCACATAGGGTCACCAGCCATGGTGTCTGCACCCAGTTGCATCACAACTGCTTCAGGGTTAAACAGAGCTTTGACTTCCTGCATCACActgacagaaaaacagaaaaaagtaataaagtaaGTATTAAAATGACACTGAACCACAAACATTAGAAGGAATTAAGTGGATTGACTAGTTATTGGATCTTTACAAACCTAGTGAATGTCTGGCAGTACCGATCATCACGGACGCCATCTTCAAAGGGGACGTTAACAGCGTACCAGCGTCCTTTACCCAGCCCAGTGTCAGTCACATCACCTGTGCCTGAGAAACAAATGTTAATGTCCTCCGTCAAGAACATCCATATTTATAAGGACAGTACAGGGATTGTAAACCTAAAAGTAAAAGTTACCTCACCATGATTAGTCAAGTTCTTGAaggtttgtcatttttaaattgaGTGACATTAGAAATGTAGGTGTCATCTTTGATAGAGCTCTCTGTGTTTTAAAAGCCATGTAAAATGTCTGTTGTTCGTACATATTTTTTTGTCTGAGGAATATTGTAAAAATcagaaatattgttttaaatgaagaAATGGAGATGCTTGTCCATGCCTTTATCTCTTCAGGGTTATTGTAATGTTCCGTACACTTCTCTGAATAAATCTTCTATGGAGCGATTGCAAGTTGTGCAGAATGCAACTGCAAGACTTTTAACAACACCAGTGTGAGGTGGCACATTACTCCTGTGCTTAAGGCTCTTAATTGGCTTCTAATTAGGTTTAGAGTAAATTTTAAGATTCTGGTAATCACACATAGAGCTCTGCATGGTCAGGTCGCCCTTTACATTCAAGACCTTTTACATGGTCACTCCTGTGGCCGGTCTCTGAGGTCTTCTGGCAAATACATTCCCAGAACATGTTTTAAATCGCAATGAGCTTCTTcaatttgttgaacacaaaagaagatattctgaaaaatgctggTCGATGGTATTCATTGCAAAAAACATTCCTGCTGAGGTCTATTGGAAAACCATCAACCAGTAGttatgctcaacagaagaaagaaactcaaataggttttgaacaagtgaagggtgagtaaactaGGACAGACTTCttttttggtaaactatccctttaacattattaatttacTTTATGCTTTGCTGAACACTGATGTTACTATTTACACTACAGTTCAAATGTTTAGGGTCAGtcattttagtatttttaaaatatagaaatgtggtctctgaccacatttctagaactgctcgatcgtgcagatttgcactctataacatcagaaagatccgacccttcttatctgaacatgcagctcaactccttgttcaagctcttgttctctccaaactggattactgcaactctctactagctgggcttccagctaactctatcaagcctcttcaactgctccagaatgcagcagcacgggttgtcttcaatgaacctaaacgagcacatgtcactccgctgctagtccgtttgcactggctgccagttgctgctcgcatcaaattcaaaactctgatgtttgcctacaaagtgacttctggcctagcaccttcttatctgcactcacttctgcagatctatgtgccctccagaaacttgcgttctgtgaatgaacgtcgcctcgtggttccatcccaaagagggaaaaaatcactttcgcgaacgctcacgctcaatctgcccagttggtggaatgaactccctaactgcatcagaacagcagagtcactcgttattttcaagaaacgactaaaaactcaactatttagtctccacttcacttcctaatctgcaattgcctctttgaatatcacactaattgtacaaaaaaaaaaaaaaaaaaaaaaaaactactaacacttcccttcttagactttacagacctgaaacttgcctttagtacttattcattgttgctcttagttgtgtaaattgcttccttgtcctcatttgtaagtcgctttggataaaagcgtctgctaaatgactaaatgtaaatgtaaatgtaaatatatatatatattttattttattcagcatGGGAGCAAATTcagcaaatgatgtttaactgagcaaggacattttcacagtaggtctgataatatttttttcttctggagaaagtcttatttgttataattcggatagaataaaagcagtttttaattttttaaaaagcatttaagtcaaaattattagcccctttaagcaatatttgttttcgatagtctacagaacaaaccatcgatatacaatgatttgcctaatcaccctaacctgcctagttaacctaattaaccaagttaagcctttaaaatgtcatattaaGCTGTAAAGTAGTGATGTCACAATTTTTTATTAAGAATTCTTTAGTTATGTGCATAACATTTTGAGACAACTTCAAATCCTGATGTTCTGTTTACTAATACTGAAGGaacatttcattttatagctgTTACTGTACCATTGCTGTGTTGGGGATTTCCAGTTCCCAGAATACTATGCATGAGACTGGGGTTGGAATGAAAATGTTGTAATGAAGGGTATTTTAATGTTTTCAGAGGTGAAAAAAGGGGGGAATTTGTTCGTGCTTAATGTCTTCGGGGTTCCTACAGAGGTGAAGAGTGGAATTTACACTTAAGACAGGCTAATGACTACAATTTACTCAGAGTGACTGCTGTTTAAATACAAGTGCAGTGATCAGACTCTTCCTTAAGGCCACCAACATACAGTACAACAGAAAAAAGTTacaattagagctgcacaatattggaaaaatctgacattgcgatatttaattCTTCTGCaattaaatattgcgatatgagtacagtttcacaagatagctTGAATAGCTTGATTTGACATTTTTctagggagtctaacagtatttacgTCCAGAAATTGAATAACCACATAATGCAACAATTTTGATctatttttatctttgttttatctagtttctagtccaaatatctcaacaGTCTTGGAACAAGATTAAGAAATGagtgaaaattattaaaaagtaaaatgatcTGCCTGTGGGGgaagtaagaaaaaaaatgttggttacataaatcatatacattacatataaatacagtaaataaatctaattctgtggctcctggtcaactataattcagcctcaacattgcatatctttgcgatgtgaaGTCTACGGAGACGGAGATGATGTGATGGTGGGGGAAAACTGCGTGAGAAAAAAAACCCAGAATGataggaaaatatttttttttacgtttttccgttccctcgcaaagattgTTTGCGTTCTATAATGATCTATAATGAAAGCCTTcgattactttagtaactgtttgtgctcaaaagaaaattagttaaaattagtgttaaaaaaaaaaacacacacaggacAGAGATGTTTACATATAaagtgtctgtttgtctgtttaaacacacacccgaaTCCAAAAGAGTCCTGCCTTTTAGCTCCTTTTTCAAGGGAGTGTACACAAGCTGATCTGCGATCAGTTAATCATACGGAGCGCGTGCATCAGTCAGCGCTAATACACGCATTTACTGATTCAGAATTttgcatatgaagggcgatgATCGATGCAGAGCTTTAATGAATACAacgtaaataaatatttttatattaatttcaacgtgctttcaagattaaaactATATGAGAAAtttgggaaaatacttaatgatagcaggatagaatggtaaaatacgaaATAATACTtgcaaaaatgggagggttgacatgaataaagtgaacaggaagtatttaagaaaaaacagttttgcgagtTGCATTCCCTCACAAcgcatctttgcgagggaacacagaaactttataaagtatattttttttctgtcacacaGTTTTTTTTCCTCCCACTCATTTTGTTCACCACCATCACATTCCTATTGAGTCtccatagaagtcaatggttacaagtatccagttttcttcagtatatctaccttagtgttcaacagaagaaaggaaaacaagcagatttggaacaagtaaaacgGGAGtaaatcatttttcatttttggatgaactatccattAAGTAGAGTGCCATTCATAATTCAAATAACAGCATTACAAAAAGCTATTCCAAGTGTGCCACATGCTGAATTAAGGTTTTGAAtgtcacatttataaaaatgaattGGCAACAGCGCTGCAAAAAGAAACCAATAATAAATCACCAAGCAAATAATAATTCAATCAcacagtgtcttgccttaatagAGCATTCAGCCAGTTACCTTTGCTGAGCGCTATTGTTAAAGTACTGAAGGGGCTCTCAGAGTCTCCAAGAAGCCACAGAGCTCCAGTCACTGTTATCAGCTGGGTAATCAGACTCTGGGCGCTGGAGTGGAGCCGGCAGCTCAAGCTCTGGCATAGCTTGAAACATGACTGTCAATTAAGGGAATTAAAAGACATGCTGGTCTTCACTGAGGCGTAGAAGCATGCTGAACTAACCTGGGAAGAAGCCAGGGGAGAACTTGTGCAGAGACACTGTCATTACTTTAGAGGTGAAGCTGAAAGCATCCTCCACACCTGGAGAGGAAACAATGCACATGTCCACTTAAAGGGAAAGGATATTAAAACAGGTCTGATAGAAAGCTTAGAGGAGGTGCTCTTTGACCCTGATGGATAAACAGATTAAGATTAATAAGGAATACAAGCTTCTATTATATAAACAAATCAGTGAAAAAACAGAGACTCTAAAAGAAAGAAAGGTCAGAAAATTTTTGTTGGGAAGTGTTCCATGCTATTAAGATATTTACATTTCCACCCACATTTAATGATTTAGAAACATTGATTATAAATCAATGTGTTTTCTAAGATATCAAAACACTGGTTATAAAGACAGCTACTTTTTATAGTAATGATTAAAcactagtgctgtcaaatgattaattgCAAGAtatcataattaatattatataatgaaCAAATTAAATCTGAACATACATCACACATGTATATATGATGTAAATACAtgaatgtgtttaattgtgttgtgTTAGTTTATCAAAATATTTAGCTGCAGTCTATTGCTGATACAGATATTCATACACAGATGCAGATGGAAGAGTTAACTTGCTGTTAAGTGTTTACAGTCTGGCTATGACCATGTTCCGATATGGCAGACAGCCTATGAACAGCCTTTTAGAAGTAACTAGCTGTTACTAGTCTTTTGGTGCACACAATCATATTTGAtgccatttttatttgtttgtttggataAGTTGAATTTGAGGATGTACCCATGAACCATCCCAGCGTTTGCTTAAAAATAGTGACCTGAGGTGCATTTGATGCCCTCGGCTGAAATGGGCTATCTTCTTATTCTTTAGAACCGTTTTTATTGCATTAATCACAAACAGAGGGATGTGCAGTCCTATGCTGGAGCATTGAAAATGAAATTACTGTTTTAAATCCAAAGTATGTAAAGAATGATGGCACAGCATTGGGTtataacaacccagcatttttttttagagtgcatgcaaatctactgtatgtataaaatacattttcagttacactttacaaaaaggtttcactagcaaatgtttatatatttacaaacaacaagtaataatgaacaatacCTGTACAACATTTATAATTAATGATAGTTCAATATCcactaatgcattattgaaaTACTGTAtgaattcatgcttgttaacattacttAATGCACTGTAAGTCAACATGTACTAGCAATAAATAATAGctttttttataaactaatgttaacgagcatgaataaatactgtaataaatgtattgttcatgttagttattaAAGGcactgtatgtacgtttttgaaacttctaaagcataaaaataccataatatgttagcagatgtttaaaaaacatgctaagtgaacactcttgtttatctgaaaaacaatgctgaagtcaatgCCAGTTTATCCTAttttatttcagcaccccgggttgccttggtgggaAACAGCTATTTCATTTATTCTGTCAGGAAGGCTCTTAAAGCATTCTTCCATGGctgaaatgcaacctccggtggacaacagactctgaaatgagacgcagattcagagttccacatgaggaaCTGGTGGtaattaattagcaaatattctaaatatttttaacggaaacattaggtgagcaggttacattgtaatcccgtgtcctaacaacaggcTATGTGATGgtatttgcagtgataagcaatttggctgaaacacaacaaaaatttaaaaacagccattcagaagcatagAATAATGCACACATTGCACTCCAGTAAAATGGTACTACATATTAAacctatttaacattattaaatgtagatgctgaatcactgatatgtgttggtttgcactgagtcgcAGTTGTGAAGATCAATTTCaagcagtttattttattttcaagatgcgaggtaaactatctgctgctgctgctgctttcagtaatgTGGCAATAATTGCCATGTAAAATGGAaattaaactcacattattagcatttaatactgaataaagcacatgaggtgtacctgaggtgatcaaaGTCAGTTTtgtgttgttcacctgtgagaaatagaagcaatgtctaaaataaaaatttaaggtgttggttaggacatcaatctggcaacctgcgctagtgtgttttgaaccaggtgtgcaataccactaggtgtcaaacttacatactgcatctttaCCTAATAACTAAtagaatcttattgtaaagtgttaccatattttatataaatatatttataaatatcttCATTTCAATCATTAAAAAGATTTAGTAGAGTGACATGATCACCTAATATTCTCTCTTGCCGTAAATATAGATGAATTTGAAAGTCCGATTTAAAACTTAGGCTAATTTATGTACTAAATACATGCTAAATGAAATTAACAACAACAGCTTGTTATGGTTATTGTTGTGGAAGTGTTATTACCATCTCCATGGTGAAGGTCCACATCCACATAGAGAACTCTGTCATACTTCTCCCGAAGTTTGAGGATTCCAAGAACCGCGTCATTCACATAACAGAAGCCAGATGCCTCGTCCCTTATATAACAACACACATTCAATTAGCTGCTCCAGTGACCCACTAAACAGTGTCATGCACACACGTAAACAATAATCTACagtaaacaaacatattttacaaAAACCCAACACTAGGCTTGTTTAGCAGTCTCATGCAAACAAACCATAACATTGACATGTTACGAAAACATCGAAATAGTAAACCTCACAGATCTCCTTATATGCTAAAGATGAGACTGGCATGAGACTGGCATCTCAATGATTGATGTAGAGGTGAAACACAAGAGGGTGGGCACAAAGGCCCGCTGTGCTGTATTACTTCTTGGCGTGATGCCACCCTCCGGCCCAGTTGATAGCCACATCACACTTTCCATCCAGCAGATTCTGGGCAGCAGTCAGAGTGGCTCCTCCAACGGCAGCCGCGTAATCAAAAATACCCTCCACCACCGGACAGTCATAACCTGAACAAAAGAGAGCATCGAGAGGGGGGTTTGATAACACACGGAGACAATGGGATGGGGTGTAGAGAGGAAAGTGAGAGGAAAGATAGCTCGGAGAGTGAGAAAGAACAATAAACACTGAGCTACATTAAAATAGATCCTCTGGCGAGAGCTTTGTTTCCCCCTCAAAAACAATAACACTATTCTCTATCCCCAGAGACTAGCGTGAAGTGTCTGTTTGTCAGGCATTTAAATTGCACTTGGCTGTGATCCAGTACAAAAAGTAAATACTGATAAAAATTACTGGCCAGCCAGAAAATG contains:
- the hdac8 gene encoding histone deacetylase 8 isoform X2 — its product is MVHSLIEAYGLLKYMRVVKPHVASIEEMAVFHTDSYLQHLHKISQDGDNDDPQSADFGLGYDCPVVEGIFDYAAAVGGATLTAAQNLLDGKCDVAINWAGGWHHAKKDEASGFCYVNDAVLGILKLREKYDRVLYVDVDLHHGDGVEDAFSFTSKVMTVSLHKFSPGFFPGTGDVTDTGLGKGRWYAVNVPFEDGVRDDRYCQTFTSVMQEVKALFNPEAVVMQLGADTMAGDPMCSFNMTSVGVAKCLTYILGWELPTLLLGGGGYNLANTARCWTYLTGTVLGQTLSSEIPDHEFFTEYGPDYSLEISPSCRPDRNESQHLERVISTIKGNLKNVV
- the hdac8 gene encoding histone deacetylase 8 isoform X3 encodes the protein MAVFHTDSYLQHLHKISQDGDNDDPQSADFGLGYDCPVVEGIFDYAAAVGGATLTAAQNLLDGKCDVAINWAGGWHHAKKDEASGFCYVNDAVLGILKLREKYDRVLYVDVDLHHGDGVEDAFSFTSKVMTVSLHKFSPGFFPGTGDVTDTGLGKGRWYAVNVPFEDGVRDDRYCQTFTSVMQEVKALFNPEAVVMQLGADTMAGDPMCSFNMTSVGVAKCLTYILGWELPTLLLGGGGYNLANTARCWTYLTGTVLGQTLSSEIPDHEFFTEYGPDYSLEISPSCRPDRNESQHLERVISTIKGNLKNVV
- the hdac8 gene encoding histone deacetylase 8 (The RefSeq protein has 2 substitutions compared to this genomic sequence), whose amino-acid sequence is MSEKSDSNDDKSRTRSVVYVYSPEYIQTCDSLSKVPNRASMVHSLIEAYGLLKYMRVVKPHVASIEEMAVFHTDSYLQHLHKISQDGDNDDPQSADFGLGYDCPVVEGIFDYAAAVGGATLTAAQNLLDGKCDVAINWAGGWHHAKKDEASGSCYVNDAVLGILKLREKYDRVLYVDVDLHHGDGVEDAFSFTSKVMTVSLHKFSPGFFPGTGDVTDTGLGKGRWYAVNVPFEDGVRDDRYCQTFTSVMQEVKALFNPEAVVMQLGADTMAGDPMCSFNMTPVGVAKCLTYILGWELPTLLLGGGGYNLANTARCWTYLTGTVLGQTLSSEIPDHEFFTEYGPDYSLEISPSCRPDRNESQHLERVISTIKGNLKNVV
- the hdac8 gene encoding histone deacetylase 8 isoform X1 — translated: MIHDNASMVHSLIEAYGLLKYMRVVKPHVASIEEMAVFHTDSYLQHLHKISQDGDNDDPQSADFGLGYDCPVVEGIFDYAAAVGGATLTAAQNLLDGKCDVAINWAGGWHHAKKDEASGFCYVNDAVLGILKLREKYDRVLYVDVDLHHGDGVEDAFSFTSKVMTVSLHKFSPGFFPGTGDVTDTGLGKGRWYAVNVPFEDGVRDDRYCQTFTSVMQEVKALFNPEAVVMQLGADTMAGDPMCSFNMTSVGVAKCLTYILGWELPTLLLGGGGYNLANTARCWTYLTGTVLGQTLSSEIPDHEFFTEYGPDYSLEISPSCRPDRNESQHLERVISTIKGNLKNVV